A region of Oryctolagus cuniculus chromosome 3, mOryCun1.1, whole genome shotgun sequence DNA encodes the following proteins:
- the LOC127491685 gene encoding small cysteine and glycine repeat-containing protein 7-like codes for MGCCGCRGGGGCHSGCGGCGGCGSCTTCRCYRVGRCSDCCSCCHGCCGGCCSTPVVCCCRHSCGSCGCGSSGHGCGRGCCQQKYCCH; via the coding sequence ATGGGTTGCTGTGGCTGTAGAGGTGGCGGTGGCTGCCAcagtggctgtggtggctgtggtggctgtggcagcTGCACCACCTGCAGGTGCTACCGGGTGGGCCGCTGCTCTgactgctgctcctgctgccacGGCTGCTGTGGGGGCTGCTGCAGCACCCCCGTGGTCTGCTGCTGCCGCCACTCCTGTGGGTCCTGTGGCTGTGGCTCCAGTGGCCATGGCTGTGGAAGGGGCTGTTGCCAGCAGAAGTACTGCTGCCACTAG